A stretch of the Bacillus sp. FJAT-18017 genome encodes the following:
- a CDS encoding Ger(x)C family spore germination protein: protein MYRPLLFLITIILILIPGCERTKIIDRLSIVHTLGYDIQKDGTLGATVLYPDYTKGKNKQALEIRNVEGANSSEMLAHTNQQTKFPIELSKTIVIVFGEDFGKEGVGHIIRTVFNNPTIGTSVQTAVVKPNAKEFLKKVKENGTLAVAETITQNYTTLSMPRTDLHIFLNNYFGAGRDPYMPVLSQGTENSVRIEGLAVFKDDKLKLELKENQYEILALLDPFEHQVLFEIPIKKNEKKGEIGVREIRSKPTWKVTANDSIKVNLDLNVKIREFPGWIQLNQKSDIDLIKSAIEKELKSEILELIQLLKKNGVDPIGLGDLIRSHDEAWNEDDFYKNEYKHLKVEPDITVTIIQAGIRR from the coding sequence ATGTATCGCCCTTTGTTATTTTTGATCACCATCATCCTGATCCTTATTCCCGGATGTGAACGAACCAAGATTATTGACAGATTGAGCATTGTTCATACTCTTGGGTATGACATCCAAAAAGACGGGACATTAGGTGCAACTGTTCTGTATCCCGATTACACAAAAGGGAAAAATAAACAAGCTTTGGAAATCAGGAATGTCGAAGGAGCAAATTCCAGCGAAATGCTTGCCCATACAAATCAGCAAACCAAATTTCCCATTGAACTTTCGAAGACAATTGTCATTGTATTTGGCGAGGATTTTGGGAAGGAAGGAGTAGGGCATATCATTCGGACCGTCTTCAACAATCCAACGATAGGTACCAGTGTTCAGACAGCTGTCGTAAAACCAAATGCAAAGGAGTTCCTAAAAAAGGTTAAGGAAAACGGGACATTGGCAGTAGCGGAAACCATTACCCAAAACTATACAACGTTGTCAATGCCTCGGACAGATCTTCATATTTTTTTAAACAATTATTTTGGAGCTGGCAGGGATCCTTATATGCCCGTCCTTTCTCAAGGTACAGAAAATAGTGTCCGTATTGAAGGGCTAGCCGTTTTTAAGGATGATAAGTTAAAGCTTGAATTAAAGGAAAACCAATACGAAATTCTTGCCCTCCTTGATCCCTTTGAACACCAGGTTTTATTTGAAATACCGATAAAGAAAAATGAAAAGAAGGGGGAGATAGGCGTACGCGAAATAAGGAGTAAACCAACCTGGAAAGTCACTGCTAATGATTCAATTAAGGTAAATCTAGATCTAAATGTCAAAATTCGAGAATTTCCTGGCTGGATCCAACTGAATCAAAAGAGTGATATAGATCTGATAAAGTCAGCAATTGAGAAAGAGTTAAAAAGTGAAATTTTAGAACTGATCCAGTTGTTAAAAAAGAACGGGGTAGATCCAATTGGACTTGGGGATTTGATCAGGTCACATGACGAAGCATGGAATGAAGATGATTTCTATAAGAATGAATATAAACACCTAAAGGTCGAGCCTGATATAACAGTAACAATTATTCAGGCTGGTATTCGAAGATAA
- a CDS encoding GerAB/ArcD/ProY family transporter, whose translation MDRTVQEKNKLSPFFLFFLFPASQIGIGTLNFQTRIAKGAGHDAWLSLLVVGLSLNILFLMVMSILKSSPSGDLMGFHKKTFGKYIGNSLNMILVCYFGLISFSLLYGYIDILQTWAFDMIPLWELTFAICIVVYYIVSGGFRVVTGIAFWGVVIPIFLIFPFILLYPYLELRNMMPIFSHSIKDYFVSGRESIYLFIGFENILIYFPFIKNHGQSKKWGHLGLFSTTLLYLSLCILTFLYYTQGKLAHTLWPTLAMIKLIRFSVLESYEFVFIFTFFLVITSIISISLWSCTRILKVTYGFKPTRALLGFLIAFFILNLALEDIEYGEKLSRITAYSGIAFLYGYIPFLFLVSIIKRKMEKKNSKEQL comes from the coding sequence ATGGATCGGACTGTTCAAGAAAAAAATAAACTTTCCCCGTTTTTTTTGTTTTTCCTTTTTCCCGCCTCCCAAATTGGAATAGGGACCTTAAACTTTCAAACCAGAATCGCAAAAGGAGCAGGCCATGATGCCTGGCTTTCACTGCTAGTTGTCGGATTAAGCTTAAACATATTGTTTTTGATGGTGATGAGCATCTTAAAAAGTTCTCCGTCTGGTGATTTAATGGGATTCCACAAAAAGACTTTCGGAAAATACATTGGAAATTCCCTTAATATGATCCTTGTTTGTTACTTTGGCTTAATCAGCTTCAGCCTACTCTATGGATATATCGATATTTTACAGACGTGGGCGTTTGACATGATTCCACTTTGGGAATTAACATTTGCTATCTGTATCGTTGTCTACTATATTGTATCGGGAGGATTCAGGGTAGTTACAGGAATAGCCTTTTGGGGAGTTGTCATACCCATATTTCTTATTTTCCCTTTCATTCTCTTGTACCCTTATCTTGAACTTCGTAATATGATGCCTATTTTCTCACATAGCATAAAAGACTATTTCGTTTCCGGCAGGGAAAGCATTTATCTTTTTATTGGCTTTGAGAATATCCTTATCTACTTTCCGTTTATAAAGAACCATGGACAATCCAAAAAGTGGGGGCATTTGGGTCTCTTCTCTACAACATTGCTTTATCTAAGCCTTTGTATCCTGACTTTTTTATACTATACACAGGGAAAGCTTGCCCATACACTATGGCCGACACTGGCCATGATTAAATTAATTCGTTTTTCTGTATTGGAGAGCTACGAATTTGTTTTTATCTTCACCTTCTTCCTTGTCATCACATCTATTATTTCCATTTCCCTATGGTCGTGTACAAGGATTCTAAAAGTAACATACGGCTTTAAACCTACCCGTGCTCTTTTAGGATTTTTGATTGCCTTTTTCATTTTAAATCTGGCTTTAGAAGATATAGAATATGGAGAAAAGCTATCAAGAATCACAGCTTATTCAGGAATAGCCTTTCTATACGGCTATATCCCCTTCCTCTTCCTCGTCAGCATCATAAAAAGGAAAATGGAGAAAAAGAATAGTAAGGAACAACTGTGA
- a CDS encoding proline dehydrogenase family protein encodes MLRDLFIGLSKNQMLNTAAKNYGLKLGAQSVVAGTNVEETIESIKELNRHGISATVDNLGEFVYKESEATEAKEQILKVVNAIHEHKLSAHLSIKPTQVGLDIDFDFCLANVREIVAKASEYDIFVNIDMEDSSHLEKTFLLVDRLYEDYENVGTVIQAYFHNALEQVQNYRNMRIRLVKGAYKEPAEIAFQDKKDIDANYRKIIEWHLLNGKFTSIATHDHNIINHVKLFVKEHNIPNSQFEFQMLYGFRKELQYELAKEGYNFCTYVPFGKDWYGYFMRRLAERPQNLNLVAKQVFNKKTNTMIGLAAGAFLLGRLTKKK; translated from the coding sequence ATGTTAAGAGATCTTTTCATTGGCCTATCCAAAAACCAAATGCTGAATACTGCTGCAAAAAATTACGGCCTTAAGTTAGGTGCACAAAGTGTTGTTGCCGGGACAAACGTTGAAGAAACAATTGAAAGTATAAAAGAATTGAACAGGCACGGCATTTCCGCTACTGTTGATAACTTAGGGGAATTCGTCTACAAAGAATCAGAAGCAACTGAAGCAAAGGAACAAATCCTCAAGGTTGTTAATGCCATTCATGAACACAAATTATCAGCTCATCTATCTATCAAGCCGACTCAGGTTGGCCTCGATATCGATTTTGACTTCTGTCTTGCTAACGTAAGGGAAATCGTTGCGAAAGCATCAGAGTACGACATCTTTGTGAATATTGACATGGAAGATTCAAGCCACCTGGAAAAGACTTTTCTTCTTGTTGACCGCCTTTATGAGGATTATGAGAACGTTGGCACGGTCATTCAGGCTTATTTTCATAACGCACTAGAGCAAGTTCAAAATTATCGGAACATGCGTATCCGCCTTGTAAAAGGAGCTTATAAAGAGCCTGCTGAAATTGCTTTCCAGGATAAGAAGGATATTGATGCAAACTACCGGAAAATCATTGAGTGGCATTTGCTGAATGGCAAATTTACTTCAATTGCTACGCATGACCATAACATCATTAACCATGTAAAACTGTTTGTGAAGGAGCATAATATCCCAAACAGCCAGTTTGAATTCCAAATGCTATATGGTTTCAGGAAAGAACTTCAATACGAGCTTGCGAAAGAAGGCTATAACTTCTGTACGTATGTTCCATTCGGAAAAGACTGGTATGGCTACTTCATGCGCCGCCTTGCAGAAAGGCCTCAGAACCTGAACCTTGTCGCAAAACAAGTATTCAACAAGAAAACTAACACAATGATTGGACTGGCAGCTGGAGCATTCCTTCTAGGCAGGCTGACCAAGAAAAAATAA